A section of the Leptospira semungkisensis genome encodes:
- a CDS encoding adenosine kinase yields the protein MKHYDVFGIGNALVDILVPTEEAFLTKLGWTKGVMTLVDAEAQGKVLTALDSHKKELRSGGSAANTMIALANSGGTGTYTGKVTEDTYGEFYKQDMEKAGILFEVKPSNDGHTGTCVVLTTPDAERTMLTHLGISTTLTKHDLDLEKLKASSYSYVEGYLWDGPSTKEACVLTMEESKKAGVKVAFTYSDPFCVNRSREDFIRLTKEYCDLVFCNAEEAKALAGTSSKEDALKFVSSLCNHVMMTDGSNGAFAVEKGEIKHVSGFSVEKLLDTTGAGDCFAAGVLYGLTHGFTAERSAKWGNYVASRIVQEIGPRLSVRLMGRQEEILGK from the coding sequence ATGAAACATTACGATGTATTCGGGATCGGGAACGCGCTTGTGGACATATTGGTCCCGACAGAAGAAGCTTTCTTAACTAAGTTGGGCTGGACCAAGGGTGTGATGACCCTGGTAGATGCGGAGGCACAAGGAAAAGTATTAACCGCTCTGGACAGTCATAAGAAGGAACTTAGATCCGGAGGAAGTGCTGCGAATACAATGATCGCTCTTGCGAATTCGGGCGGGACTGGAACGTATACCGGAAAAGTCACCGAGGATACTTATGGAGAATTCTATAAGCAAGACATGGAGAAGGCAGGAATCCTCTTCGAAGTAAAACCTTCCAACGACGGACATACAGGGACTTGTGTCGTTCTCACTACTCCAGACGCTGAGAGAACCATGCTCACTCACTTAGGGATTTCTACTACTCTGACTAAACATGACTTGGATCTTGAGAAATTAAAGGCTTCTTCTTATAGTTATGTAGAAGGATATCTTTGGGACGGACCTTCTACCAAAGAAGCATGCGTTCTTACTATGGAAGAATCCAAAAAGGCCGGAGTCAAAGTAGCTTTCACTTATAGCGATCCTTTCTGTGTGAATCGTTCGAGAGAAGATTTCATTCGATTAACGAAAGAATATTGCGATTTAGTTTTTTGTAATGCAGAAGAGGCGAAAGCCCTTGCAGGAACTTCTTCCAAAGAAGACGCTTTGAAATTTGTGTCCTCTCTTTGCAATCATGTGATGATGACCGACGGATCCAATGGCGCCTTTGCCGTTGAAAAAGGGGAAATCAAACATGTAAGCGGTTTTTCCGTAGAGAAGTTATTGGATACTACCGGTGCAGGGGATTGCTTTGCAGCCGGAGTATTGTATGGTCTCACTCACGGATTCACTGCTGAAAGATCCGCTAAATGGGGAAATTACGTTGCTTCTCGTATCGTCCAAGAGATCGGACCTAGACTGTCCGTTCGACTCATGGGACGCCAAGAAGAAATATTAGGAAAATGA
- a CDS encoding LIC11270 family surface protein has translation MKQKSLKLLFLYLLTIAYGANCKVGHWMGNATSDPVVSTLFNTRMLLLMKGTYATDNPLDFTEYNNGTGTFYKDPSGDPAFNLAGLPKAYNLPIYIDIGEVRISSKLQEGVGGLSQIRTAAQAKAFWNYIAPNREVFCTQPYTLNSNTCSQQNGIYKMIQFLNGEGAEYPSNDPTAGTSDGQPSQYYYTGTYIRNLVTVWGNSPGVTLSTVTFFDNYGINGFNIVPRLAYPAGTVDKSTYPLIFPLLYSMQTGEADMDFKPGYEPYIFEVRMNLKENLMIHSIAATDGSNAATLISISDWHTNHAGQSDIGGGLLSRSRTIYPSSASSLEVTNGTGSLTHYLAIYRAAEPHADLLKKLPLIASPARNGVVKFKYINPGLHTMYCLADTAYVDGFPDTIVGTPLTFSAPENGNMGTISLTYSCP, from the coding sequence ATGAAGCAAAAGAGTCTGAAACTTCTATTCTTGTATCTCCTCACTATCGCTTACGGGGCGAATTGCAAAGTAGGCCATTGGATGGGAAATGCCACCAGCGATCCTGTGGTCAGTACCTTATTCAATACAAGAATGCTTTTACTGATGAAAGGAACTTATGCTACGGATAATCCTTTGGATTTCACGGAGTATAATAATGGGACAGGTACTTTTTATAAGGATCCTTCCGGAGATCCAGCGTTCAATTTGGCTGGTCTTCCAAAGGCGTATAACTTACCTATCTATATCGATATAGGTGAGGTGCGTATCTCCTCCAAACTACAAGAAGGAGTGGGAGGCCTCTCTCAGATCCGAACTGCTGCACAAGCAAAGGCATTCTGGAATTATATCGCACCCAACCGAGAGGTGTTCTGTACTCAGCCTTATACATTGAACTCCAATACCTGTAGCCAGCAGAATGGGATCTATAAAATGATCCAATTCCTAAATGGAGAAGGAGCCGAGTATCCTTCTAACGATCCGACTGCAGGAACAAGCGACGGGCAGCCGAGCCAGTATTATTATACAGGAACATATATCCGAAATCTAGTCACTGTTTGGGGAAATTCTCCAGGGGTGACTCTTTCCACTGTAACCTTCTTCGATAACTATGGGATCAACGGATTCAATATTGTGCCTAGATTAGCGTATCCTGCTGGCACAGTAGATAAGTCCACCTATCCTTTGATCTTTCCTCTTTTGTATTCCATGCAAACTGGAGAGGCAGATATGGATTTCAAGCCTGGATATGAGCCTTATATCTTCGAAGTAAGAATGAACCTTAAGGAAAACTTAATGATCCATTCCATCGCTGCAACGGATGGATCGAATGCTGCAACTCTAATCTCCATCAGCGACTGGCATACGAATCACGCAGGCCAATCCGATATAGGAGGAGGACTTTTATCTAGATCCAGAACAATTTATCCGAGCAGCGCCTCTTCTTTGGAAGTCACGAACGGAACAGGAAGTTTAACTCATTATCTTGCGATCTATCGAGCTGCGGAACCTCATGCAGATCTTCTCAAAAAACTTCCTTTGATCGCTTCTCCTGCGAGGAACGGAGTGGTTAAATTCAAATATATCAATCCAGGATTGCATACAATGTATTGCTTGGCGGATACAGCCTATGTGGACGGATTTCCGGACACTATCGTCGGAACTCCCCTCACATTCTCTGCTCCGGAAAACGGAAATATGGGAACGATTTCTCTTACTTATTCCTGCCCTTGA
- a CDS encoding sodium-translocating pyrophosphatase, with protein MNSVTIILSFAFLAILTAVVYTLKVTRITIGTEGGKDPESKKLIEISSAISEGAMAFLVREYKTISLFIAFMAVLIFFLLDNPETPDFNDGLFTALAFVAGALISCLSGFIGMKIATAGNVRTAQAAKTSMSKAFRVAFDSGAVMGFGLVGLAVLGMIGLFLLYTNLFPNVSKLFLMEALAGFGLGGSAVALFGRVGGGIYTKAADVGADLVGKVEKGIPEDDPRNPATIADNVGDNVGDVAGMGADLFGSCAEATCAALVIGATASALSGNVDALLYPLLISAFGIPASLLTSFIASVKEGGNVEKVLKIQLWVSTLLVGAAMYFVTDKYMVDSFEIAGKTITKWNVFISLVVGLFSGMFIGLITEYYTSHSYKPVREVVDASKTGAATNIIYGLALGYQSSVVPVLLLVITIVTANILAGMYGIAIAALGMISTIAIGLTIDAYGPVSDNAGGIAEMAELGKEVRNRTDTLDAAGNTTAAIGKGFAIGSAALTSLALFAAFITRTGTHGLDILNAEVFGGLLFGAMLPFVFTAMTMKSVGKAAVDMVEEVRKQFREIPGIMEGKAKPDYKRCVDISTTAALREMIAPGLLVLLTPIVVGYLFGIKSLAGVLAGALVAGVVLAISSANSGGGWDNAKKYIEKAAGGKGSDQHKAAVVGDTVGDPLKDTSGPSINILIKLMAITSLVFAEFFVHQGGLLLRLFQ; from the coding sequence ATGAATTCTGTTACGATTATTCTGTCTTTTGCCTTCCTGGCTATTTTGACCGCCGTAGTTTATACATTGAAGGTCACCAGGATTACCATTGGCACAGAGGGCGGAAAAGACCCAGAATCCAAGAAATTAATCGAAATTTCTTCCGCGATCTCCGAAGGTGCAATGGCCTTCCTCGTGAGAGAATATAAGACTATCTCTCTCTTCATCGCCTTTATGGCAGTTTTGATCTTCTTCCTTTTGGACAATCCGGAGACTCCGGATTTTAATGATGGTCTATTCACTGCTCTCGCATTCGTTGCAGGAGCCTTGATCTCCTGTCTTTCCGGTTTTATCGGAATGAAGATCGCGACCGCAGGGAACGTAAGAACCGCACAAGCGGCTAAGACTTCCATGAGCAAGGCATTCCGAGTCGCTTTTGACTCTGGAGCAGTTATGGGATTCGGTCTCGTAGGACTTGCAGTTCTTGGAATGATCGGACTCTTCTTGCTTTATACCAACTTATTCCCGAATGTAAGTAAGCTTTTCCTAATGGAAGCTCTTGCTGGTTTCGGTTTGGGTGGCTCCGCAGTGGCTCTATTCGGTAGAGTAGGCGGCGGTATCTATACCAAAGCTGCAGACGTAGGCGCTGACTTGGTCGGAAAAGTAGAGAAAGGAATTCCTGAAGATGATCCTCGTAACCCTGCTACAATTGCGGATAACGTGGGCGACAACGTAGGTGACGTTGCTGGAATGGGAGCCGACCTATTCGGTTCTTGCGCAGAGGCAACTTGCGCGGCTCTTGTGATCGGTGCTACCGCTTCTGCTCTTTCTGGAAATGTGGACGCTCTTTTATATCCTCTTCTTATCTCCGCTTTCGGGATCCCTGCTTCTCTTTTAACTTCCTTTATCGCTTCTGTGAAAGAAGGAGGAAATGTGGAGAAGGTCCTAAAAATCCAACTTTGGGTTTCTACTCTTCTCGTAGGCGCTGCAATGTATTTCGTTACTGACAAATACATGGTGGATTCTTTCGAGATCGCCGGAAAAACCATCACCAAATGGAACGTTTTCATTTCCTTGGTAGTAGGTCTTTTCTCCGGAATGTTTATCGGTTTGATCACAGAGTATTATACTTCTCATTCTTATAAGCCTGTCAGAGAGGTTGTAGACGCTTCCAAGACTGGAGCTGCTACGAATATCATCTACGGTTTGGCTTTAGGTTATCAGAGTTCTGTGGTTCCTGTTCTTCTTCTTGTGATCACTATCGTGACTGCGAATATTCTCGCAGGAATGTATGGGATTGCGATCGCAGCGCTTGGAATGATCTCTACAATTGCGATCGGACTTACTATCGACGCTTACGGTCCTGTTTCGGATAACGCAGGTGGGATCGCTGAGATGGCGGAATTAGGAAAAGAAGTTCGTAATAGAACGGATACCTTGGACGCCGCAGGAAATACTACTGCTGCTATCGGAAAAGGTTTCGCGATCGGTTCTGCGGCTCTGACCTCTCTCGCTTTATTTGCGGCATTCATTACGAGAACAGGAACTCACGGTCTGGACATTCTGAACGCGGAAGTGTTCGGAGGACTTCTCTTTGGAGCAATGCTTCCTTTCGTATTTACCGCTATGACTATGAAGTCTGTCGGTAAGGCAGCAGTTGACATGGTCGAAGAAGTAAGAAAGCAATTCCGCGAGATCCCTGGGATCATGGAAGGAAAGGCGAAGCCTGACTACAAGCGTTGTGTAGATATTTCTACTACTGCTGCACTTCGTGAAATGATCGCTCCGGGACTACTTGTTCTTCTCACTCCGATCGTAGTCGGTTATCTGTTCGGGATCAAGTCTCTTGCAGGAGTTCTGGCAGGTGCATTGGTTGCTGGTGTGGTTCTCGCAATCTCTTCTGCGAACTCAGGTGGCGGTTGGGACAACGCTAAGAAATACATCGAGAAAGCGGCTGGTGGAAAAGGTTCCGACCAACACAAGGCTGCTGTTGTGGGAGATACCGTAGGAGATCCTTTGAAAGATACTTCTGGTCCTTCTATCAATATCTTGATCAAGTTGATGGCGATCACAAGCTTAGTGTTTGCGGAGTTCTTCGTTCACCAAGGTGGATTGCTACTTCGCTTATTCCAATAA
- a CDS encoding GNAT family N-acetyltransferase, with protein sequence MQKETLTIRQILPENREAVIELVNQFFRMVNRFQLDGVFRIRPRAAAKMVDIYLKLRGTDKIVFIGGFVEEELVSILIARVEEKPYLEEEQNLFIDLAITKQGKRKSGYMKPLVEETFRWAKEKGILAIELRAISENEGAVEFWKKMGFDPFYVRFRKLVQ encoded by the coding sequence ATGCAAAAAGAAACTTTAACGATTCGGCAAATCCTACCGGAAAACAGAGAGGCAGTAATCGAACTCGTAAACCAATTCTTTCGAATGGTGAATCGTTTTCAACTAGATGGAGTCTTTCGGATTCGCCCGAGAGCGGCCGCCAAAATGGTAGATATTTATCTCAAACTTCGAGGAACGGATAAGATCGTTTTCATCGGGGGTTTTGTGGAAGAAGAACTGGTTTCTATTTTGATCGCAAGGGTAGAAGAAAAACCCTATCTCGAGGAAGAACAGAATCTATTCATAGACCTGGCAATCACCAAACAAGGCAAAAGAAAATCAGGCTACATGAAACCTCTCGTGGAAGAAACCTTTCGATGGGCAAAAGAAAAAGGGATCTTAGCAATCGAACTCAGAGCAATCTCTGAGAATGAAGGCGCAGTAGAATTCTGGAAGAAGATGGGATTCGATCCGTTTTATGTGAGATTCAGGAAGCTAGTACAGTAA
- a CDS encoding PrsW family glutamic-type intramembrane protease, with translation MNIGLLAVLSILPWAFFLVYTHPKTNQTRLFVAIIFSLVLGWISTELVLKLSAFLWPETSSVTAKVSKSILSQTVFLAFIKAGMMEELCKSILILILALLISFDRHTMTFLPETFIIGGFVALGFAGIENYQYIMSANEQDRVPTFIVRTLKSSNAHLLVNLCFALFLIKSNYKPYGEKILYILKGFLLAVAQHGLFDFFVFPSGRFGVWIAMALFVGIWVWIVKDRRKYILEASETSIPEEEILKPSLPEIIR, from the coding sequence ATGAATATAGGTCTTCTTGCTGTCTTGAGTATTCTTCCTTGGGCCTTCTTTCTAGTTTATACTCATCCTAAAACGAACCAAACTCGATTGTTTGTCGCCATTATTTTTTCCTTAGTGCTTGGTTGGATCTCTACTGAATTGGTCTTAAAATTGAGCGCCTTTCTCTGGCCCGAGACTTCTTCCGTGACGGCTAAGGTGAGCAAGTCCATACTCTCTCAAACCGTTTTTTTGGCATTCATCAAGGCAGGAATGATGGAAGAACTCTGCAAATCCATTCTGATACTGATCCTTGCATTGCTGATCTCTTTTGACAGACATACTATGACATTTTTGCCGGAGACATTTATCATTGGTGGTTTCGTTGCACTCGGTTTTGCAGGAATCGAGAATTACCAATATATCATGTCCGCAAACGAGCAAGACAGAGTTCCCACATTTATAGTAAGAACATTAAAATCTTCGAATGCACATTTGCTCGTGAACCTTTGTTTCGCACTCTTTCTGATCAAAAGCAATTATAAACCTTACGGAGAAAAAATCCTGTATATACTGAAAGGATTTCTTCTCGCGGTGGCCCAACACGGATTATTCGACTTCTTCGTATTCCCAAGCGGAAGGTTCGGCGTCTGGATCGCTATGGCATTATTTGTCGGGATTTGGGTTTGGATCGTGAAGGATCGTCGTAAATATATTTTAGAAGCTTCAGAGACTTCTATTCCTGAGGAAGAAATATTGAAACCCAGCTTGCCTGAGATAATCCGTTGA
- a CDS encoding glycine--tRNA ligase yields the protein MEKKETLDASLKDIVSVCKRRGFVYPGSEIYGGLSNTFDYGPYGAELLHNLKRLWWKHFVHLREDVVGLDSSILLNPKVWEASGHVSNFNDPLIDCKNCKTRIRADKFLEDQKGEGAATGLTLEKMNEVIKAGNFACPSCGNRGTFTEARDFNLMFKTSHGASAEDSQDIYLRPETAQGIFINFKNVISTTRNKIPFGIAQIGKSFRNEIMARQFVFRTREFEQMEMEFFCEPGTQKEWFSHWVDYCLRFLIEQVGLKKENLKIREHEKEELSFYSEATSDIEYKYGFGWGELWGIASRTDYDLGQHEKFSGEDLKYQDQAANKKYVPYVVEPALGLNRLFLATVTDAYAEEKLADGETRTVLRFSPKIAPVKVGIFPLMKKDGLPELAKSIYADLSNLGNMEYDEGGAIGKRYRRQDEIGTPYCITVDYDSLKDQTVTVRERDSMSQERVAISSLKSYFADRLL from the coding sequence ATGGAGAAAAAAGAAACCCTAGACGCCTCTCTTAAGGACATCGTGTCCGTTTGCAAACGAAGAGGTTTTGTATACCCAGGATCCGAGATCTACGGAGGTCTTTCTAACACGTTCGATTACGGTCCGTACGGAGCCGAGCTTCTCCATAACTTAAAAAGGCTCTGGTGGAAACACTTCGTTCATCTGAGAGAGGACGTAGTCGGTTTGGATTCTTCTATCCTACTCAATCCGAAAGTTTGGGAAGCTTCCGGACACGTTTCTAATTTTAACGATCCTCTTATCGATTGCAAGAATTGTAAGACTAGAATTCGCGCAGACAAATTCTTAGAAGACCAAAAGGGAGAAGGTGCCGCAACCGGACTCACCTTGGAAAAAATGAACGAAGTCATTAAGGCAGGAAATTTCGCCTGTCCAAGTTGCGGGAATCGAGGCACTTTTACGGAAGCCAGAGACTTCAACCTGATGTTCAAGACTTCTCACGGAGCTTCCGCAGAAGATTCACAGGATATCTATCTTCGTCCCGAGACTGCGCAAGGTATCTTCATTAATTTCAAAAACGTAATATCTACTACTCGAAATAAGATCCCATTCGGGATCGCTCAGATCGGAAAATCCTTTCGAAACGAGATCATGGCCAGACAGTTTGTCTTCAGAACCAGAGAGTTCGAGCAAATGGAAATGGAATTCTTCTGCGAGCCAGGCACCCAAAAAGAATGGTTCTCTCATTGGGTGGATTATTGCCTTCGATTCCTCATTGAGCAAGTAGGCTTGAAGAAGGAAAACTTAAAAATCAGAGAACATGAGAAGGAAGAACTCTCCTTCTACAGTGAAGCCACTTCCGACATCGAATACAAATACGGATTCGGTTGGGGAGAGCTTTGGGGCATTGCTTCCAGAACGGACTATGATCTTGGCCAGCACGAGAAATTCTCCGGAGAAGATCTGAAATACCAAGATCAGGCTGCAAATAAGAAATACGTTCCGTACGTAGTAGAGCCTGCCTTAGGATTGAATCGACTCTTCTTAGCCACTGTAACAGATGCTTATGCCGAAGAGAAATTAGCTGATGGCGAAACAAGAACTGTACTTAGATTCTCTCCTAAGATCGCTCCTGTGAAAGTCGGTATCTTTCCTCTTATGAAGAAGGATGGGCTCCCAGAACTCGCAAAATCTATTTACGCTGATCTTTCCAATCTAGGAAATATGGAATACGATGAAGGAGGCGCAATCGGTAAGAGATATCGTAGACAAGACGAGATCGGAACTCCGTATTGCATTACTGTGGATTACGATTCCTTAAAGGACCAAACTGTAACGGTTCGAGAAAGAGATAGCATGTCTCAGGAAAGGGTCGCAATCTCTTCTCTCAAATCCTATTTTGCGGATAGGCTTCTCTAA
- a CDS encoding 50S ribosomal protein L11 methyltransferase: MRYREIKVSIPKDFAEDFSALLDEWQVAGYYEILFDREEPRKPGEEIISDNTPIRVYLAEEDTASEAKIWIYLQTVAAENSFAEARWIETKEYEEAYKEFYKPFSVGVFWVVPTWEKEDWEKNKVPERKDSIPVYINPGLAFGTGHHETTRLVLSRLGSLSLQGKKVADIGAGSGILSVAAAKLGTSKIIAVDIDPNAVRSSVFNRDENEITNDLLQVEEGGFDHPLIKEEEYDLCVANITFAVLRANMDRIAALKTKHYLFSGVITERKEEFLELLKTEVGGKLVYEDSKNGWELIEWIR, from the coding sequence TTGAGATACAGAGAGATCAAGGTATCTATACCCAAAGACTTTGCGGAAGATTTCTCCGCCTTATTAGATGAATGGCAGGTCGCAGGATATTACGAAATCCTGTTTGACAGAGAGGAACCTCGAAAACCGGGAGAAGAAATCATCTCGGACAATACTCCAATCCGTGTTTATCTGGCAGAAGAAGATACTGCTTCCGAAGCAAAGATATGGATCTATCTACAGACAGTAGCAGCAGAGAATTCATTTGCGGAAGCTCGCTGGATAGAGACCAAGGAATACGAAGAGGCATATAAAGAATTTTATAAGCCGTTTTCTGTCGGAGTCTTTTGGGTGGTCCCTACTTGGGAGAAGGAAGACTGGGAAAAAAACAAAGTCCCCGAACGAAAGGATTCCATTCCGGTGTATATCAATCCTGGCCTAGCCTTTGGTACTGGACATCACGAAACGACTCGACTCGTTCTTTCCCGATTGGGTTCTCTTTCATTGCAAGGAAAGAAGGTTGCGGATATAGGAGCCGGCTCCGGAATATTATCAGTTGCAGCAGCAAAACTCGGGACTTCCAAGATCATTGCAGTAGATATAGATCCAAATGCTGTCCGCTCTTCGGTATTCAATCGAGATGAGAACGAGATTACAAATGATCTCTTACAAGTAGAAGAGGGCGGCTTCGATCATCCTTTAATCAAGGAAGAGGAATACGATCTTTGTGTGGCCAATATCACTTTCGCTGTCTTAAGAGCGAATATGGACCGGATCGCGGCATTGAAAACAAAGCATTATTTATTTAGCGGAGTGATTACGGAGAGAAAGGAAGAATTCCTGGAACTCCTGAAAACGGAAGTCGGAGGAAAACTCGTATATGAGGATTCTAAGAACGGTTGGGAACTCATAGAGTGGATCCGCTAA
- a CDS encoding TonB C-terminal domain-containing protein, which produces MLATLTADARKRKVVAWGINFLSWISPFIGFGIFFPLGVLFAFPHHKEIRRTAFSSIVLQIAIASILYPLEFLLLFSPEAEQIFNALVLLTPEEPKFYGVGVLAVLFIAGLAILLLQARFVRNRLRSREGNPPITNPILVFIALICLILFTGYFTYDDIFRTKMATFVVFSESLWVFFPWTIALAGMMSAKRPVFIFRRPWAWFVRQSKDARASETGNSPSSLRKQRNSKIRDMILPGWGHIYNGNLWRGFPILFVFLLLLLLFATFFFSFLEPAFGIRFLAALGLKPGISDKQFFAWASTLWPWLVTLVLFISVGLFSGWLLRRSFHAKAPTTGLRPGFANNLALSVLVHLIILCLILIIPTMMSRQKQEEKGRPNSHYTPENQVEYWFIDPNLPEETEGLNGGVITGTDTPNSEMGEKLPNEKPTEEGRVKGEVKRVRGKKLPPTYSNYISAKMRTYESFMDYWRSAPQNYSCVVAYTITPEGEVVDVQLVEHSVYPDQDRRTLELIENLSPMMPPPNMKGYIRVTELFWNGAINPDAMPTELQKELVTMYDGRYMEEL; this is translated from the coding sequence ATGCTCGCGACTCTAACAGCCGATGCCCGAAAAAGAAAAGTCGTCGCATGGGGGATCAACTTTCTCTCATGGATTTCCCCGTTTATAGGCTTTGGTATTTTCTTTCCTCTCGGAGTCTTATTTGCATTTCCTCATCATAAGGAAATCCGAAGGACCGCATTTTCTTCTATCGTATTACAAATTGCGATCGCTTCCATTCTCTATCCGTTGGAGTTCCTTCTTCTTTTTTCTCCCGAAGCAGAGCAGATCTTTAATGCCTTAGTCTTACTCACTCCAGAAGAACCAAAATTTTACGGAGTTGGAGTACTTGCCGTTCTATTTATTGCAGGTCTTGCTATTCTTTTACTGCAAGCCAGGTTCGTTCGTAACAGATTAAGATCGAGAGAAGGAAATCCTCCGATCACAAATCCGATCCTGGTTTTTATCGCTCTTATCTGTTTGATCCTGTTCACGGGATATTTTACCTACGACGATATCTTCCGAACTAAGATGGCTACCTTTGTGGTATTCTCCGAGAGCCTTTGGGTCTTTTTCCCTTGGACAATCGCGTTAGCCGGAATGATGTCCGCCAAGAGACCGGTCTTTATTTTCAGAAGACCCTGGGCCTGGTTCGTAAGACAATCTAAAGATGCCCGCGCTTCTGAAACGGGAAATTCGCCTTCTTCATTACGCAAGCAAAGGAACTCGAAGATCAGAGATATGATCCTTCCTGGATGGGGGCATATCTATAACGGAAATCTTTGGAGAGGATTCCCGATCCTATTCGTATTCCTTCTTCTTCTATTATTGTTTGCCACATTCTTCTTCTCCTTTTTAGAGCCTGCATTCGGGATCCGTTTTTTAGCTGCTCTAGGTTTGAAGCCAGGGATCTCAGACAAACAATTCTTTGCCTGGGCGTCCACTCTCTGGCCTTGGCTTGTCACATTGGTATTATTCATCTCCGTTGGTCTATTCTCTGGATGGTTACTTAGAAGATCCTTCCATGCCAAGGCTCCTACCACTGGGCTTAGACCTGGATTTGCAAACAATCTAGCGTTAAGCGTGCTTGTGCACCTCATCATTCTCTGTTTGATTCTTATCATCCCCACCATGATGAGCCGCCAAAAACAGGAAGAGAAGGGAAGACCTAACAGCCATTATACTCCTGAGAACCAAGTAGAGTATTGGTTTATAGATCCAAACCTTCCTGAAGAAACGGAAGGCTTGAACGGAGGAGTGATCACAGGCACGGACACTCCTAATTCTGAAATGGGAGAAAAACTCCCGAACGAAAAACCCACGGAAGAGGGAAGGGTAAAAGGAGAAGTCAAGCGGGTCCGTGGAAAGAAACTTCCTCCTACATATTCGAATTATATTTCCGCGAAGATGAGAACCTATGAGTCCTTTATGGATTATTGGAGAAGCGCACCTCAAAACTATTCTTGCGTGGTTGCTTATACGATCACTCCGGAAGGGGAAGTGGTGGATGTTCAACTCGTAGAGCATTCCGTATATCCGGACCAGGATCGACGAACCTTGGAATTGATAGAGAATCTTTCTCCCATGATGCCTCCTCCGAATATGAAAGGTTATATTAGAGTAACTGAATTATTCTGGAACGGTGCCATCAATCCGGACGCGATGCCAACAGAATTACAAAAGGAACTAGTGACCATGTATGACGGACGCTATATGGAGGAACTATGA
- the truA gene encoding tRNA pseudouridine(38-40) synthase TruA, with protein sequence MTEDPRNYALLIEFDGGCFFGYQSQKQSPTVQEEIEKALLVLLKKSVRIWGAGRTDTGVHARGMIVNFKTDFPIENLSKFLLGMNALTDRGLSILGITEVPFEFNSQFSCSAREYEYLLINARFPRPIWKNRAFWYQHRIDVSRLREELELLKGEHDFRSLAKATSMRNRRTTTRVIYDASVIESQEEPGLLRLRIKANGFLHNMVRILTGTLFEIAIEKRKETNILKILSSKDRTIAGITLPPYGLYFLRAYYDSYPQIDRLYKERNEFEGVPR encoded by the coding sequence ATGACGGAAGATCCTAGAAATTACGCCTTACTCATCGAGTTCGACGGCGGCTGTTTCTTCGGCTACCAAAGCCAAAAACAGTCTCCGACCGTTCAGGAAGAAATCGAAAAGGCACTCTTAGTTCTTCTTAAAAAATCTGTTCGCATCTGGGGAGCAGGAAGAACGGACACAGGAGTTCATGCTCGGGGAATGATCGTGAACTTTAAAACGGATTTTCCAATCGAGAATCTCTCCAAGTTCCTTCTAGGAATGAACGCACTCACCGACCGGGGTCTGTCCATCTTAGGAATCACTGAAGTTCCTTTCGAATTCAACTCCCAATTCTCCTGCAGCGCAAGGGAATATGAGTACCTACTTATTAACGCAAGGTTCCCACGTCCTATCTGGAAAAACCGCGCTTTTTGGTACCAACATCGGATTGACGTTTCTCGCTTAAGGGAAGAACTGGAACTACTAAAGGGAGAACACGACTTCAGAAGCCTCGCAAAAGCGACTTCTATGCGGAACCGTAGGACAACTACCAGGGTCATTTACGATGCAAGCGTGATCGAAAGCCAAGAGGAACCTGGGCTTCTTAGGTTGAGGATCAAGGCCAACGGTTTTCTACATAATATGGTCCGCATTTTGACCGGGACCCTTTTTGAAATTGCCATTGAGAAGCGCAAAGAGACGAATATATTGAAAATACTTTCCTCCAAAGACAGAACAATCGCCGGTATCACTCTGCCTCCTTATGGATTGTATTTCTTACGAGCCTATTACGATTCCTATCCTCAAATCGATCGTCTCTATAAGGAAAGGAACGAATTCGAGGGAGTACCTCGATGA